From the Natranaeroarchaeum aerophilus genome, one window contains:
- a CDS encoding competence/damage-inducible protein A, whose protein sequence is MHVALVNVGDEILTGDTTNTNATWICARLDERGVDVGRIAVVPDRVGEIARVVNEYRVEYDAVLVTGGLGPTHDDKTMEAVAAAYGRSVEPNEEALEWIVEEGGYARDDLTEGTSHIPAGARPLHNDVGVAPGCVVDDEVYVLPGVPAEMKGMFESIAAEFVGEDRYAETVSIDEPESALLDRIEELREGFDVGVGVYPGEYVRIKLTGTDIAAVESAAGWLRERVDVRVEENE, encoded by the coding sequence ATGCACGTCGCGCTGGTCAACGTCGGTGACGAGATACTGACGGGTGACACGACGAACACGAACGCGACCTGGATCTGCGCGCGCCTCGACGAGCGCGGCGTCGACGTCGGGCGGATCGCCGTCGTCCCGGATCGTGTCGGCGAGATCGCCCGCGTGGTCAACGAGTACCGCGTCGAGTACGACGCCGTGCTCGTCACCGGTGGACTCGGGCCGACCCACGACGACAAGACGATGGAGGCTGTTGCAGCCGCGTACGGTCGGTCAGTCGAACCGAACGAGGAGGCTCTGGAGTGGATCGTCGAGGAGGGCGGCTACGCTCGCGACGATCTCACCGAGGGCACGAGTCACATTCCGGCCGGTGCGCGCCCGCTGCACAACGATGTCGGGGTCGCGCCGGGCTGTGTCGTCGACGACGAGGTGTACGTCCTGCCGGGCGTGCCCGCCGAAATGAAGGGAATGTTCGAGTCGATCGCCGCCGAGTTCGTCGGCGAGGACCGGTACGCCGAGACCGTCTCGATCGACGAGCCGGAAAGCGCCCTCCTCGATCGGATCGAGGAGCTACGCGAGGGGTTCGACGTCGGTGTCGGCGTCTATCCCGGCGAGTACGTCCGCATCAAGCTGACAGGCACCGACATCGCTGCAGTCGAGTCGGCGGCCGGATGGCTCCGCGAGCGTGTCGACGTTCGGGTCGAAGAAAACGAGTAG
- a CDS encoding acyl-CoA dehydrogenase family protein — MTNGYDYSEYDRGRGVNYWQLDRTLRRELARVYEDDEFEWAEPRLSAFGAASGHVIADTADYVDDHGPELRTHDRYGSLCNRVEYVTEQFENERLAYGSGVIADVFRAPPGRSEPMPMSHNLGLLYLLSYSDPGLACPVAMTGGAALVLERFDNGELDEYFAALTSREYDELIEGAMFLTEEQGGSDVGATETTATYDDQADCWRLTGEKWFCSNIDAEGTLALARAEDAPEGTAGLSMFLVPHGDPHEGVLTKERRAERADATVDRGLNHQRYRRLKDKLGTISVPTGEVEFEDTKAYLVGEAENGFKQMAQMLNLERLSNAAAACGIMGRVLLESKVKAVNREAFGETIDQYPLMREDLVDMAVDHEAATAFTFETARLFSEHVAAERAGESADEAYRLMRLLTPIAKLRTGRMAVETASYGMEIQGGNGYVNEFVTHRLLRDAQVLPIWEGTENILSLDVLRALDREDAFDPFAVAVQERLDSVSHPGLAEAVETVTEEFHDLTAAVATLATEDGEYAQLSAKRFAHYAFDVFTASLLLAEAQAEIEAGDGRLALVARRFVDRQLTSRDARGITSGDRFAIEQFDPIVRCSTVDPADLAVDRESPTAADD; from the coding sequence ATGACCAACGGGTACGATTACAGCGAGTACGACCGAGGGCGTGGCGTCAACTACTGGCAACTCGACCGGACGCTTCGGCGTGAACTGGCGCGCGTCTACGAGGACGACGAGTTCGAGTGGGCCGAACCCCGGCTCTCCGCCTTTGGCGCGGCATCGGGTCACGTCATCGCGGATACCGCGGACTACGTCGACGACCACGGCCCGGAACTGCGCACCCACGACAGGTACGGCAGCCTGTGCAATCGCGTCGAGTACGTCACAGAGCAGTTCGAGAACGAGCGGTTGGCCTACGGTTCCGGAGTCATCGCCGACGTCTTCCGCGCTCCGCCGGGCCGCTCCGAGCCGATGCCGATGAGCCACAACCTCGGTCTGCTCTATCTCCTCTCCTACAGCGATCCAGGGCTCGCCTGTCCGGTCGCGATGACCGGCGGCGCGGCGCTGGTGCTCGAACGGTTCGACAACGGCGAGCTCGACGAGTACTTCGCGGCGCTGACCAGCCGCGAGTACGACGAGCTGATCGAGGGGGCGATGTTTCTCACCGAGGAACAGGGCGGCAGTGATGTTGGGGCGACCGAGACGACGGCCACATACGACGACCAGGCTGACTGCTGGCGGCTCACCGGCGAGAAATGGTTCTGTTCCAACATCGACGCCGAGGGGACGCTCGCGCTCGCCCGAGCCGAGGACGCACCCGAGGGGACGGCGGGGCTCTCGATGTTTCTCGTCCCGCACGGCGACCCACACGAGGGCGTCCTGACCAAGGAACGCCGCGCCGAACGGGCGGATGCCACTGTAGACCGCGGCCTCAATCACCAGCGCTACCGGCGATTGAAGGACAAGCTCGGTACGATCAGCGTACCGACGGGTGAGGTCGAGTTCGAGGACACGAAGGCGTATCTCGTGGGCGAGGCCGAAAACGGGTTCAAGCAGATGGCACAGATGCTCAACCTCGAACGGCTCTCGAACGCTGCGGCGGCCTGCGGGATCATGGGCCGTGTCCTGTTAGAGAGCAAAGTGAAGGCGGTGAACCGCGAGGCCTTTGGCGAGACGATCGACCAGTACCCGCTGATGCGCGAGGATCTCGTCGATATGGCTGTCGATCACGAGGCGGCGACCGCCTTTACCTTCGAGACGGCGCGGCTGTTCTCCGAACACGTCGCCGCGGAGCGGGCTGGAGAGTCGGCCGACGAGGCGTATCGGCTCATGCGCCTCCTCACACCCATCGCGAAGCTCCGGACGGGACGAATGGCGGTCGAAACAGCCTCCTACGGCATGGAGATTCAGGGTGGGAACGGCTACGTCAACGAGTTCGTCACCCACCGACTGCTCCGGGACGCGCAGGTCCTGCCGATCTGGGAGGGCACGGAGAACATCCTCTCGCTGGACGTACTGCGCGCGCTCGATCGGGAGGACGCGTTCGACCCCTTCGCCGTCGCCGTCCAGGAGCGTCTCGACAGCGTCTCCCATCCGGGGCTTGCAGAGGCCGTCGAGACCGTTACCGAGGAGTTCCACGACCTCACCGCCGCGGTAGCCACGCTCGCGACGGAGGACGGCGAGTACGCACAGCTCTCGGCCAAACGGTTCGCCCACTATGCCTTCGACGTGTTCACCGCGAGTCTGCTCCTTGCGGAAGCCCAGGCCGAGATCGAAGCGGGTGATGGCCGTCTGGCCCTGGTCGCTCGGCGGTTCGTCGACCGACAACTGACATCACGCGATGCCCGTGGGATTACGAGTGGCGACCGGTTCGCGATCGAGCAGTTCGATCCGATCGTCCGGTGTTCGACCGTCGATCCGGCGGATCTGGCGGTCGACAGGGAGTCACCGACAGCGGCTGACGACTGA